A single region of the Oryzias latipes chromosome 21, ASM223467v1 genome encodes:
- the ackr3 gene encoding atypical chemokine receptor 3 has product MSLSEFEDLWENFGELNFSETFSNITSVEAMVCATAFNRSALLYSMCVLYTFIFVIGLAANALVLWVNIRAQSDSTPRHETHTYIAHLAVADLCVCATLPIWVSSLAQHGHWPFGEVACKLTHLLFSVNLFGSIFFLACMSVDRYFSLLQPREEGAQRRKLIRRGVCLGVWLLALVASLPDTHFLHTVKSTHSDTMLCRPVYPEENHTEWMVGVQLSFILLGFLLPFPVIAVFYALLARAFAHSSSSSSSSPVEQERRVSRRVILAYIVVFLACWGPYHSVLLADSLSQLGLVPLTCGLENVLYVALHLTQCLSLLHCCFNPILYNFINRNYRYDLMKAFIFKYSTRTGLARLIEAPNMSETEYSAVAVENPPLISKTTSE; this is encoded by the coding sequence ATGAGTCTAAGTGAGTTTGAAGACCTGTGGGAGAATTTCGGGGAGTTGAACTTCTCTGAAACCTTCAGCAACATCACAAGTGTGGAGGCCATGGTTTGTGCCACAGCATTCAATCGCAGTGCCCTACTGTACTCCATGTGCGTCCTTTACACGTTCATCTTCGTCATTGGCCTGGCTGCCAACGCCCTCGTCCTCTGGGTGAACATCCGCGCTCAAAGCGACTCCACCCCTCGCCATGAGACGCACACGTACATCGCTCACCTGGCGGTTgcagatttgtgtgtgtgtgcgacaCTTCCCATCTGGGTGAGCTCGCTGGCCCAGCACGGCCACTGGCCCTTTGGGGAAGTTGCGTGCAAACTCACGCACCTGCTGTTCTCTGTCAACCTCTTTGGCAGCATCTTCTTCTTGGCGTGCATGAGCGTGGACCGTTACTTTAGTCTGTTGCAGCCCAGAGAGGAAGGAGCCCAACGCAGGAAGTTGATCCGCCGAGGTGTATGTTTGGGGGTTTGGCTTCTGGCTCTGGTAGCCTCCTTGCCAGACACCCACTTCCTGCACACTGTGAAGTCAACACATAGCGACACCATGCTGTGCAGGCCTGTGTACCCAGAGGAGAACCACACAGAATGGATGGTAGGAGTGCAGCTGAGTTTTATCCTGCTGGGCTTTCTTCTCCCCTTTCCGGTCATTGCAGTCTTTTATGCCCTGCTGGCCAGAGCTTTCGCccactcctcctcttcatcatcctcatctCCAGTGGAGCAAGAGCGCCGCGTCAGCCGCAGAGTTATTCTGGCctacattgttgtttttctggcgTGTTGGGGGCCTTACCACTCCGTGCTCTTGGCTGACTCCCTGTCACAGCTGGGCTTGGTGCCCCTGACTTGTGGCCTGGAGAACGTGCTCTACGTGGCTTTGCACCTCACCCAGTGCCTGTCCTTGCTCCACTGCTGCTTCAACCCCATTCTCTACAACTTCATCAACAGAAACTACCGTTATGACCTCATGAAGGCGTTCATTTTCAAATATTCAACTCGAACGGGCCTGGCACGTCTCATCGAGGCTCCTAACATGTCTGAGACTGAATACTCTGCTGTAGCTGTAGAAAACCCGCCACTCATATCAAAGACAACATCTGAATGA